Proteins encoded within one genomic window of Gimesia chilikensis:
- a CDS encoding Hsp20/alpha crystallin family protein, with the protein MPIFRWDQSWNPLRDLEREVDRLIQGVEFSVQGIRMPRQYPAVNIFELEHEFLITAELPGMQVEDLELTIANSVLTLKGHRNSPVSENEAIPEERFRRRERTFGEWQRSISIPDRISDEHLSAEFNDGVLKIHLPKLEEESPRQIPVSSGE; encoded by the coding sequence ATGCCGATTTTTCGCTGGGATCAATCCTGGAACCCGTTGCGGGACCTGGAACGTGAAGTTGATCGACTGATTCAGGGAGTTGAATTCTCAGTCCAGGGGATTCGTATGCCCCGCCAGTATCCGGCTGTGAATATATTTGAACTGGAGCACGAGTTTCTAATCACTGCAGAGCTCCCGGGTATGCAGGTGGAAGACCTGGAGTTGACGATTGCCAACAGCGTGCTGACGCTCAAAGGGCATCGCAATTCCCCCGTCTCTGAGAACGAAGCCATTCCGGAAGAACGTTTTCGACGTCGGGAACGGACCTTCGGCGAGTGGCAACGCTCGATCAGTATTCCGGATCGGATTTCGGATGAACATCTCTCTGCTGAGTTCAATGACGGTGTGTTGAAGATCCATCTTCCCAAGCTGGAAGAGGAAAGTCCCCGTCAGATTCCGGTCAGCTCAGGAGAATAG